Proteins encoded within one genomic window of Phototrophicus methaneseepsis:
- the hydA gene encoding dihydropyrimidinase, with protein sequence MGTLFKNGTIVTASDEVVGDILVEGEVITLIGQSLDSDGHDVVDCTGKYILPGGIDVHTHLDLPFGGTISNDDFDTGHKAAAFGGTTTHIDFVIQPIGGSLADGLKTWRQKADGIAQIDYGFHMAITDLRDEIMDEIPSLLEEGITSLKLFMAYKNVYMIDDSTLYRAMQKAADNGMLVMVHAENGDVEALLTPQLIAEGKTDPIYHASSRPPEIEGEATNRAIVMSGMTGCPLYIVHMTCEESIDAIRRGRSQGAPVMGETCVQYFFLTVDEHLGAPGYEGSKFVCSPPIRSEKDHAILWKAVQDGTLQHISTDHCDFWYEGGVGPWKEWMEAHNGTDWVGYEKQDPSYRRPGKELGKGNFSKIPNGMPGIEDRMMVIWEHGVNTGRLSPTKFVELMSTNPAKIFGMYPKKGTIAIGSDADLLIWDPEAKHTISAETHHMRVDYNCYEGMTVTGKPVMVYQRGKKLVDGDEWLGQNGAGEFIKRKPHAPVL encoded by the coding sequence ATGGGAACTCTTTTTAAGAACGGCACCATCGTCACCGCCAGTGATGAGGTTGTTGGCGATATCCTGGTAGAAGGTGAAGTCATCACGCTCATCGGTCAATCGCTGGATAGTGACGGCCATGATGTGGTTGATTGCACGGGTAAATATATCCTACCCGGCGGCATTGATGTGCATACACACCTGGATTTACCCTTTGGCGGCACCATCAGCAACGATGACTTTGATACAGGCCATAAAGCCGCTGCGTTCGGCGGGACGACAACCCATATTGACTTTGTCATCCAGCCGATTGGTGGCAGCCTTGCGGATGGCCTCAAAACCTGGCGTCAGAAGGCGGATGGCATTGCCCAGATCGATTATGGCTTCCATATGGCGATTACGGATTTACGCGATGAAATCATGGACGAAATCCCCTCCCTGCTGGAAGAAGGTATTACCAGCCTGAAGTTATTCATGGCATATAAAAACGTCTATATGATTGATGATTCCACGCTTTACCGCGCTATGCAAAAAGCCGCCGATAATGGCATGCTGGTCATGGTTCATGCGGAAAATGGCGATGTTGAAGCTCTGCTGACGCCGCAGCTCATTGCGGAAGGCAAGACGGACCCTATCTACCATGCTTCGTCACGCCCGCCGGAGATCGAAGGCGAGGCGACGAACCGGGCCATTGTTATGTCTGGCATGACGGGCTGCCCGCTTTATATCGTCCATATGACCTGCGAAGAATCCATTGATGCTATCCGGCGTGGTCGCAGCCAGGGCGCGCCTGTGATGGGCGAAACTTGCGTGCAGTACTTCTTCCTCACCGTGGATGAGCACCTAGGTGCACCTGGTTATGAAGGCTCCAAGTTCGTTTGCTCCCCGCCGATCCGCTCCGAGAAGGACCATGCCATTCTCTGGAAAGCGGTGCAGGATGGCACCTTGCAGCATATCAGCACGGACCATTGTGACTTCTGGTATGAGGGGGGTGTCGGACCCTGGAAAGAATGGATGGAAGCGCACAACGGCACAGATTGGGTCGGCTATGAAAAACAGGACCCATCCTATCGCCGCCCCGGTAAGGAACTGGGTAAAGGCAACTTCTCCAAAATCCCCAACGGTATGCCCGGCATTGAAGACCGCATGATGGTTATCTGGGAGCACGGCGTCAATACGGGCCGCCTCTCACCGACGAAATTTGTGGAACTCATGTCCACGAATCCGGCCAAAATTTTCGGCATGTATCCTAAGAAGGGGACGATTGCGATTGGTAGTGATGCCGATCTGCTCATCTGGGACCCGGAAGCGAAGCATACCATCAGCGCGGAAACGCATCATATGCGTGTGGATTACAACTGCTACGAGGGCATGACTGTGACGGGCAAACCAGTGATGGTCTACCAACGCGGCAAAAAACTCGTGGATGGGGATGAATGGCTCGGTCAGAATGGCGCAGGCGAGTTCATCAAACGCAAACCCCATGCGCCTGTTTTGTAA
- a CDS encoding sulfatase-like hydrolase/transferase — MPNSSRPNIVVFFTDQQRWDTTGVHGNPLDLTPNFDRIAQSGTHFYTTITPQPVCGPCRSVMQTGLYATETGCYRNAITLDPSHKTLAHYFNVAGYETGYIGKWHLADIEHRGAVPVEQRGGYKTWLASNLLEFVSDAYDARLYDNDGVEHRLPGYRVDALTDAAIRYIDGVKENPFFLFLSYLEPHHQNHTDSYPAPEGYEARYRSRWLPPDLLALGGTAPQQTPGYYGMVKRLDEAFGRLLDALKSMGIADNTVVIFTSDHGNHFKTRNGEYKRSCHDSASRVPMAMCGPGFDGGGQIRQLVSLVDLPPTLLDIAGITIPEQMQGHSMLPLVRNPQDPTWQDDVFIQISESQVARALRTAQWKYCVVAEDADPWHDCDAETYQEAFLYDLTNDPYELHNLITYTSHQHIAEEMRARLLHRIATVENAHPTILPPETYVTFGQMTGSTTFPYIPTDLTDPR; from the coding sequence ATGCCTAATAGTTCACGTCCGAATATTGTCGTCTTCTTCACAGATCAGCAGCGATGGGATACCACGGGTGTGCATGGCAACCCGCTAGACCTCACACCCAATTTTGACCGCATTGCGCAATCTGGCACGCACTTCTATACGACGATCACGCCGCAGCCCGTTTGCGGGCCATGTCGCTCCGTCATGCAGACCGGGCTATATGCCACGGAGACAGGCTGCTATCGCAACGCCATCACGCTCGACCCATCCCATAAGACGCTGGCCCATTACTTCAATGTTGCGGGCTATGAGACGGGCTACATCGGCAAATGGCACCTGGCTGATATTGAGCATCGCGGTGCGGTACCTGTAGAGCAGCGCGGCGGGTATAAAACCTGGCTGGCCTCGAACTTGCTGGAATTCGTCTCCGATGCGTATGACGCGCGCCTGTATGATAACGATGGCGTGGAACACCGTTTGCCCGGTTACCGCGTCGATGCGCTCACAGATGCCGCTATTCGCTATATTGATGGCGTTAAAGAGAATCCCTTCTTCTTATTTTTGTCCTACTTAGAACCACACCACCAAAATCATACGGATAGCTACCCTGCACCAGAAGGCTACGAAGCGCGCTATCGGTCGCGCTGGCTACCGCCGGACCTGCTCGCACTTGGCGGGACGGCTCCGCAGCAGACACCGGGCTACTATGGCATGGTCAAGCGGCTGGACGAAGCTTTTGGTCGCCTGCTGGATGCACTCAAGAGCATGGGCATTGCTGATAATACGGTCGTCATCTTCACATCCGATCATGGTAACCACTTCAAGACGCGCAATGGCGAATATAAGCGGAGCTGCCACGACAGCGCCTCGCGTGTGCCCATGGCGATGTGCGGCCCCGGCTTCGATGGCGGCGGGCAGATACGCCAGCTCGTCAGCCTTGTCGATTTACCACCGACCCTGCTTGATATTGCGGGCATCACTATACCAGAGCAAATGCAAGGGCACAGTATGCTGCCGCTTGTCCGTAACCCACAGGACCCCACATGGCAGGATGATGTCTTCATCCAGATCAGCGAATCGCAGGTGGCGCGTGCTCTGCGCACGGCTCAATGGAAATACTGCGTCGTCGCTGAAGATGCGGACCCCTGGCATGATTGCGACGCCGAAACGTATCAAGAAGCTTTTCTCTATGATCTGACGAACGATCCTTATGAACTGCATAACCTCATCACGTATACGTCGCATCAGCACATTGCAGAAGAAATGCGCGCGCGGCTGCTGCACCGTATTGCTACCGTCGAAAATGCGCATCCGACCATCTTACCGCCGGAGACATACGTCACTTTCGGGCAAATGACGGGGTCCACCACGTTCCCATATATCCCGACTGATTTAACGGACCCGCGTTAA
- a CDS encoding nitrilase-related carbon-nitrogen hydrolase produces the protein MGDRRIVRAAMIQATWTGDKDSMIEKHVEYARKAAADGAQIMCFQELFYGPYFCQVQEPQFFAYTEEIPDGPTTKLMQDLAKELSMVLIVPMYEQDGVGVYYNTAAVIDADGTYLGKYRKTHIPNQPGFWEKFYFRPGNLGYPVFETAVGKVGVYICHDRHFPEGARALGLNGAEMVFIPSATSRGLSQHLWRIEQTSHAIFNMYYVGTINRVGIEEYGDDDFYGESYFCDPRGQFVGDMASAHDEELIVRDLDLDVIQEVRNTWHFYFNRRPDLYGPLAEDTVSVKKADKLPT, from the coding sequence ATGGGTGACAGGCGTATAGTCCGTGCAGCAATGATCCAGGCTACGTGGACCGGCGATAAGGATTCAATGATTGAAAAGCATGTCGAATATGCGCGTAAGGCGGCGGCTGATGGCGCGCAGATTATGTGTTTTCAGGAATTGTTTTATGGCCCTTACTTCTGCCAGGTGCAAGAACCGCAGTTCTTCGCCTATACGGAAGAAATCCCCGATGGCCCCACGACGAAGCTCATGCAAGACCTGGCGAAAGAACTCAGTATGGTGCTGATTGTGCCCATGTATGAGCAGGATGGCGTTGGCGTTTACTACAATACAGCGGCTGTCATTGATGCTGATGGCACCTACCTGGGCAAGTATCGCAAGACGCACATCCCCAACCAGCCGGGCTTCTGGGAGAAGTTCTACTTCCGTCCTGGCAACCTGGGCTACCCCGTCTTCGAAACAGCGGTGGGTAAGGTCGGTGTGTATATCTGCCATGATCGCCACTTCCCTGAAGGTGCGCGTGCGCTTGGCCTCAATGGCGCTGAAATGGTCTTCATCCCCTCGGCAACATCGCGCGGCCTCAGCCAGCATCTCTGGCGCATTGAACAAACCTCGCATGCGATCTTCAATATGTATTATGTGGGCACTATCAACCGCGTCGGTATTGAAGAATACGGCGACGACGATTTTTATGGCGAAAGCTACTTCTGCGACCCACGGGGGCAGTTTGTCGGTGATATGGCTAGCGCGCACGATGAAGAATTGATCGTGCGGGACCTGGACCTCGATGTGATCCAGGAAGTGCGCAATACCTGGCACTTCTATTTCAATCGTCGCCCAGATTTGTACGGGCCATTGGCAGAAGATACCGTATCGGTCAAGAAGGCCGATAAGCTCCCCACCTAA
- a CDS encoding NAD-dependent epimerase/dehydratase family protein, with protein sequence MMKVVIIGGTGHVGTYLVPRLVEAGHEVICLSRGQSEPYLPHKAWDHVQRVTIDRTAEEKDGTFGERIRAFEADVVTDMICFTLPSCMQLVDALRGHVQHFLHCGTIWIHGHSSIVPATEDLPRAPFGDYGTQKSQIETYLMQQARQYGFPATALHPGHIVGPGHKPINPAGNQSLAVFEKLAHGEEVTLPNFGMETLHHVHADDVAQAFQLAMTHWSTSVGESFHTVSAGALTLRGYAEAMARWFGQEPHLTCLPWDQWCETVSEKEAAATWEHISRSPNASIEKARRLLGYEPRYTSLQAIQESVQWLIEDGQIQID encoded by the coding sequence ATGATGAAAGTCGTTATTATCGGCGGGACCGGGCACGTGGGGACCTACCTCGTCCCGCGATTGGTAGAAGCCGGGCATGAGGTTATTTGCCTGAGCCGAGGCCAGAGTGAGCCCTATCTCCCCCATAAAGCCTGGGATCACGTTCAGCGTGTGACGATTGACCGCACGGCAGAAGAAAAAGACGGCACCTTTGGCGAGCGCATCCGCGCTTTTGAAGCAGACGTGGTCACTGATATGATTTGTTTTACCCTGCCGAGCTGTATGCAACTCGTCGACGCTCTGCGCGGCCATGTCCAGCATTTTTTGCATTGTGGGACCATCTGGATTCATGGTCATAGCAGCATCGTCCCCGCAACAGAAGACCTACCACGCGCCCCATTTGGCGACTACGGCACCCAAAAATCCCAGATTGAGACGTATCTCATGCAGCAAGCGCGCCAGTATGGCTTCCCGGCGACGGCCCTGCATCCAGGGCATATCGTCGGGCCAGGGCACAAGCCCATTAACCCGGCTGGCAATCAATCACTGGCCGTCTTCGAAAAGCTGGCCCATGGCGAAGAAGTCACGCTGCCCAACTTCGGCATGGAGACGCTGCATCATGTGCATGCTGATGACGTCGCCCAGGCATTCCAACTGGCTATGACGCATTGGAGCACCTCCGTAGGCGAGAGCTTCCATACCGTTTCTGCCGGGGCACTGACGTTACGAGGCTATGCCGAAGCCATGGCCCGGTGGTTCGGCCAAGAGCCGCATTTAACCTGCTTACCCTGGGATCAATGGTGCGAAACCGTCAGTGAGAAAGAAGCGGCGGCCACCTGGGAGCATATCAGCCGTAGCCCTAACGCCAGTATCGAAAAAGCGCGGCGTCTGCTCGGTTATGAACCACGCTATACATCCCTGCAAGCCATCCAGGAAAGCGTGCAGTGGCTGATAGAAGATGGTCAGATCCAAATTGATTAA
- a CDS encoding SDR family oxidoreductase — translation MGILDQFRLDGKVALVTGANRGLGRAIAEGLAEAGAHIVGLNRSEDDAGLADYVTGFGLRYEHIALDLLEASATDIKAAVQQVVKLFGKLDILVNNAGVARRGGVLGFPEEDWLDVIQINLNAAFFLAQAAAEQMKAQGGGKIINIASMLSYQGGIKVPSYAAAKHGIAGMTKALANELAADHINVNAISPGYMATDLNVALREDAERNKAIVDRIPAGEWGTAADLQGAAVYLASDAARYVHGTLLAVDGGWLAR, via the coding sequence ATGGGCATTCTGGATCAATTCCGGCTGGATGGAAAAGTCGCCCTGGTGACAGGTGCGAATCGCGGTCTAGGTCGGGCTATTGCGGAAGGGCTAGCGGAAGCCGGAGCACACATCGTCGGACTGAATCGCTCAGAAGACGATGCCGGATTGGCGGATTACGTCACCGGGTTCGGGCTGCGTTACGAGCATATCGCGCTGGACCTGCTCGAGGCTTCCGCAACGGACATTAAAGCGGCTGTCCAGCAGGTTGTTAAGTTGTTTGGCAAGCTGGATATCCTGGTGAATAATGCCGGTGTCGCTCGTCGTGGCGGCGTGCTCGGCTTTCCTGAAGAAGATTGGCTGGACGTCATCCAGATCAATCTGAATGCGGCATTCTTCCTGGCACAGGCCGCAGCCGAACAGATGAAAGCCCAGGGCGGCGGCAAAATCATCAATATCGCCTCTATGCTGAGCTACCAGGGCGGCATCAAGGTGCCCTCTTATGCTGCCGCCAAGCATGGCATCGCTGGCATGACAAAGGCACTCGCCAATGAACTCGCTGCCGATCATATCAACGTCAACGCGATTTCGCCCGGTTATATGGCGACAGACTTAAACGTCGCATTGCGCGAAGACGCCGAACGCAACAAGGCCATTGTGGATCGCATCCCGGCAGGTGAATGGGGCACAGCGGCGGATTTGCAGGGCGCTGCCGTTTACCTGGCCTCTGATGCGGCCCGCTATGTCCATGGTACGCTGCTGGCAGTCGACGGGGGCTGGTTGGCGCGGTAA
- a CDS encoding TIGR03842 family LLM class F420-dependent oxidoreductase has protein sequence MDFAITFKGDISPERTVALAKQAEVGGFKYAWFFDSHVLWRDCYVMMALCMANTSTLKYGPLVTNPGVREWSVAASIFAALSVQSGNRFEVGLGRGDSSRRMLGKKPMTVANMVAFADAIRGMVRGDKVEYDDTEAEFPWANGYEMPVHIAAYGPKALKAAGEAGDGLVIQLADPGLVRYFSSQAIEAGEAAGRDMSNYQIMSAAPVWVGDMKKAREQTRWFPAMVGNHVADIVEKYGMDSPDIPQSFTAYIEGRKGYDYHEHADKDAEHLDFITEDIVDSFGILGPVEAHVEKIKELEAAGVTQFNIYLMCGEEERIVAEYAEHVIPHFQ, from the coding sequence ATGGACTTTGCAATTACCTTCAAAGGGGATATTTCCCCAGAGCGTACCGTTGCCCTGGCCAAGCAGGCCGAAGTGGGGGGCTTTAAGTACGCGTGGTTCTTCGATAGCCATGTGCTCTGGCGCGACTGCTACGTCATGATGGCGCTGTGCATGGCGAATACAAGTACCCTCAAATATGGGCCGCTCGTTACCAACCCCGGCGTGCGAGAGTGGTCTGTGGCTGCGAGTATCTTCGCGGCGCTCTCTGTCCAGAGCGGCAACCGCTTCGAAGTTGGCCTGGGACGTGGTGATAGCTCGCGGCGTATGCTGGGCAAAAAGCCGATGACCGTCGCCAATATGGTGGCCTTCGCAGATGCGATCCGGGGCATGGTGCGGGGTGACAAAGTCGAATATGACGATACAGAAGCCGAATTCCCCTGGGCTAATGGCTATGAAATGCCCGTTCATATCGCAGCCTACGGACCAAAGGCGCTCAAAGCTGCTGGCGAAGCAGGGGATGGGCTTGTCATCCAACTGGCAGACCCTGGCCTGGTGCGTTACTTCAGTTCCCAGGCGATAGAAGCGGGCGAGGCGGCTGGGCGTGATATGTCCAACTATCAAATTATGTCGGCGGCCCCGGTATGGGTGGGCGATATGAAAAAAGCGCGTGAACAAACGCGCTGGTTCCCGGCTATGGTTGGCAACCATGTGGCTGATATTGTCGAAAAATATGGTATGGATAGCCCCGATATTCCGCAGAGTTTCACCGCTTACATCGAAGGTCGCAAGGGCTATGATTACCACGAACACGCGGATAAAGATGCGGAACATCTGGACTTCATCACAGAAGACATTGTCGATTCATTTGGCATCCTTGGCCCCGTAGAAGCCCATGTGGAGAAGATCAAAGAGTTAGAAGCCGCAGGCGTCACGCAGTTCAATATTTACCTGATGTGCGGGGAAGAAGAACGCATCGTCGCTGAATACGCCGAGCATGTGATTCCGCACTTTCAATAA
- a CDS encoding CoA-acylating methylmalonate-semialdehyde dehydrogenase, producing MTKKMKNYIDGAWVDASAEGTIPVEDPATCDVLAECPDSNVNDVADAVAAAKEAFKEWRRTPILSRAQYMHHLKNLVEENFEDLSEMVVKENGKTKDEARGEVRRGIESIDFAMSVPTLMRSDGLEDISSGIDETTIRQPAGVFAAITPFNFPFMVPMWFLPTAITCGNTFILKPSPQTPLSSELLFEMLDEIDLPEGVVNLVHGGVPSAEAIMKHPDVMGVSFVGSSPVAKIIYETCTAHGKRVQAQGGAKNYIAVMPDASLEASVKNIMGAAYGCAGQRCLAAAVAVAVGDAYDGLVEELGRQAANLKVGYGLDETTQMGTVVSGAAKDRIEKMIQEGIDQGATVILDGRGIEVEGYENGSWVGPTILADVTPDMRIAQEEVFGPVLALMKADDFDDAVEIINKSHYGNAASIFTNNGKYAREFTYSVNAGNIGVNIGVAAPSASFPFGGQKDSFFGDLHGQGMDSIEFYTERKIVIERWI from the coding sequence ATGACTAAAAAAATGAAGAATTATATTGATGGCGCATGGGTTGATGCTTCTGCAGAAGGGACGATTCCGGTTGAAGACCCGGCCACCTGTGACGTGCTGGCAGAGTGCCCTGATTCCAACGTCAATGATGTGGCTGATGCGGTCGCCGCGGCGAAAGAGGCCTTTAAAGAATGGCGGCGTACGCCCATCCTCAGCCGCGCACAATATATGCATCATCTGAAGAACCTCGTCGAAGAGAACTTTGAAGACCTCTCCGAGATGGTCGTTAAAGAAAATGGCAAGACCAAAGACGAAGCCCGTGGCGAAGTGCGCCGTGGGATTGAGAGCATCGACTTCGCCATGAGCGTGCCCACACTCATGCGCAGCGATGGGCTGGAAGATATTAGTTCCGGCATTGATGAGACCACGATTCGCCAGCCTGCGGGTGTTTTTGCAGCGATTACCCCGTTTAACTTCCCTTTTATGGTGCCGATGTGGTTCCTGCCAACAGCCATTACCTGCGGTAATACCTTTATCCTCAAACCCTCCCCACAGACGCCGCTCAGTTCAGAATTACTGTTTGAAATGCTGGACGAGATCGACCTGCCGGAAGGTGTCGTCAACCTGGTGCATGGTGGCGTTCCATCTGCAGAAGCGATTATGAAGCACCCTGATGTGATGGGCGTCTCCTTTGTGGGGTCCAGCCCGGTGGCGAAGATCATCTATGAGACTTGCACAGCCCATGGCAAGCGCGTTCAGGCGCAGGGCGGTGCGAAGAATTACATCGCTGTGATGCCGGATGCTTCCTTAGAAGCCAGCGTCAAGAATATTATGGGCGCGGCCTATGGTTGTGCGGGGCAGCGCTGCCTCGCGGCGGCGGTAGCCGTGGCGGTTGGCGATGCCTATGATGGCCTCGTCGAAGAATTAGGGCGGCAGGCAGCCAACCTTAAAGTGGGGTATGGGCTGGATGAAACCACCCAGATGGGCACAGTCGTCAGTGGTGCCGCCAAAGATCGCATTGAGAAGATGATCCAGGAAGGCATCGACCAGGGCGCGACGGTCATTTTGGATGGACGCGGTATTGAGGTAGAAGGTTACGAAAATGGCTCCTGGGTAGGCCCAACGATCTTAGCTGACGTCACGCCGGATATGCGCATTGCCCAGGAAGAAGTTTTTGGCCCGGTGTTGGCCCTGATGAAAGCCGATGACTTCGATGATGCTGTCGAGATCATCAACAAGAGCCATTATGGTAACGCGGCCAGTATCTTCACCAACAACGGTAAATACGCCCGCGAATTCACCTATTCCGTGAACGCTGGCAATATCGGTGTGAATATCGGCGTAGCAGCCCCGTCGGCTTCGTTCCCGTTTGGTGGGCAAAAAGATTCTTTCTTCGGGGATTTGCACGGACAGGGTATGGATTCCATCGAGTTCTATACTGAGCGCAAAATCGTCATCGAACGCTGGATATAG
- a CDS encoding pyroglutamyl-peptidase I, whose amino-acid sequence MKVLLTGFEPFGDIAVNPSQLVIEAMAHHTLPDMAITAEVLPTEYQAAGARVRELIETISPDVVLSIGVAAGRKGLHLERVALNLDDARLPDNAGQLCQGSPITDDGAPAYFSNMPLADLKASLLEKNVPVTISNHAGAYVCNHVFYSAMHTINELGLNTLCSFLHIPAIPDDYDQHAQLALLGIVKSVEYILEALQERITNQLPVAP is encoded by the coding sequence ATGAAAGTGCTATTGACTGGCTTTGAGCCATTTGGCGATATTGCCGTGAATCCGTCGCAGCTCGTCATAGAAGCTATGGCCCATCACACCCTGCCCGATATGGCGATTACGGCTGAGGTCCTGCCAACAGAGTATCAGGCTGCCGGGGCCCGCGTGCGTGAGTTGATCGAAACGATCTCGCCGGATGTCGTCTTGAGTATAGGCGTCGCCGCAGGACGTAAGGGGTTGCATCTGGAACGGGTCGCGCTCAATCTGGATGATGCCCGCCTGCCGGATAACGCGGGCCAGCTATGCCAGGGCAGTCCGATTACAGACGATGGGGCCCCTGCTTACTTTTCTAACATGCCCCTGGCGGACCTCAAAGCCAGCCTACTGGAAAAGAACGTCCCTGTTACGATCTCCAACCATGCCGGAGCATATGTGTGCAACCATGTCTTTTATTCAGCCATGCATACAATCAATGAACTGGGGCTGAATACGCTGTGCAGTTTCCTACATATTCCGGCCATCCCTGATGACTATGATCAACATGCGCAGCTAGCCTTGCTCGGCATCGTTAAATCCGTGGAATACATCCTGGAAGCCCTGCAAGAACGCATAACGAATCAACTGCCCGTCGCACCATAA